Proteins encoded by one window of Leishmania mexicana MHOM/GT/2001/U1103 complete genome, chromosome 23:
- a CDS encoding putative ABC transporter has protein sequence MQYEDPRHHSSALAERKTLPKGGHQNGARERLVAISKGMEANRKAVLQECDALKQRITELWGPPKRYVACDEDRASFIHRVWYIFVYPMVLLASREQISLENLPPPTRDARAHDCGLRLSRAVQAAMYERNAWHCMVGAEVVSTLDASSRGVLRWVGVPQQGGYTRMMAGVEWSVPPALRTAARSDNSGVSPFFDGVAHGEHLFTPEQSGMSTLEEVTCVRSLSLDGRPVDPASVPTPRRLSLTRMLLASLPEYFWWQFPLKLVGDVCTLTIPFLLKAFVHFISERNQSWVYGLGLAVTFFLTQLMQSTCLHRYYYVSIKCGLQYRSALNGLIFEKVFTISNKALAHPQMNTGRIINMMSTDTEQVNQFMQHCMYIWSSPMVFLFAISFLSRLVGWCSIMALVALLMTLPINAWLMKWQMAARRKLVKATDVRVKAANEFFSGIRVAKFMTWEPRFIANIEEKRTLEMSYLKQVQTARVCTSFVSMATPQVMIAAVLIVYYLLGHELTPTVVYPTISLLGIIRMPFNMLPYVFTASAQYLVAITRLNKFLECDNATCSTVQDMEEYAREQSEHSAACQLAAVLENVDVTAFVPVKLPFAPCLHVPFVPRVLRMLCCGRCRPAKQYSAPAAVAEDVYAVSQSSPSSPSSSPSPRGGGNQKGNPEAEWYELEPKVLLRDVSVSVPRGKLTVVLGATGSGKSTLLQSLLSQFEISEGRVWAERSIAYVPQQAWIMNATVRGNILFFDEEDAARLADAVCVSQLEADLAQLGGGLETEIGEKGVNLSGGQKARVSLARAVYANRDVYLLDDPLSALDAHVGERVVEECFLGALAGKTRVLATHQVHVVPRADYVVALSDGRVEFSGSSADFMRTPFYASLAAAEADDPTGKGAGANAATEDGNAVCDGVSDREEGSAKPSRAARADGAAAPAAAAQLMTVEEKASGTVPWRTYREYLGFCGGRVWVGGVLAMFGVTELFTISGMLCLSMWTARRFDLSDASYLLMYISCVMLGTLTVPLRFYFSFEAMRRGCVRMHQAVLRSVSRGTMEFFDTTPLGRILNRFSRDVDVADNMLPMSMLQMMGCLFGILSSLLVTLFTQPLVIFALAPCGYLYYQIMVFYNSANREIRRTSSVVKSPLFSLLGEALTGSATITAYHRASMAMQEALRRLDLVYSCSILENMANRWLGIRVEFLSNVVVSTIVLIGIGRTVLMETREEWIALVSLSLTMATQTTALLNWLLRQVASVEADMNSVERLLHYTHEVPQEAMPELDAEVDALERRTGVAADVTGTVVIEPASPTSAAPHAVQAGSLVFEGVQMRYREGLPLVLRGVSFRIAPREKVGIVGRTGSGKSTLLLTFMRMVEVCGGVIRVNGREIGAYGLRELRQQFSMIPQDPVLFDGTVRQNVDPFLEASSAEVWTALELVGLRERVASESEGIDSRVLEGGSNYSVGQRQLMCMARALLKRGSGFILMDEATANIDPALDRQIQATVMSAFAAYTVITIAHRLHTVAQYDKIIVMDHGVVAEMGSPRELVMNRQSIFHSMVEALGRSEAARVMQVAMAQ, from the coding sequence ATGCAATACGAGGACCCGCGCCATCACAGCTCAGCGTTAGCGGAGCGCAAGACACTGCCGAAAGGTGGACACCAGAATGGCGCTCGTGAACGGCTTGTAGCCATTTCAAAAGGCATGGAAGCGAATCGAAAGGCTGTGCTGCAGGAGTGCGATGCGCTGAAACAGCGAATAACGGAGCTGTGGGGCCCGCCGAAGCGCTACGTAGCGTGCGACGAGGACCGTGCCTCCTTTATCCATCGCGTGTGGTACATATTTGTGTATCcgatggtgctgctcgcATCACGGGAACAAATTAGTCTTGAGAATTTGCCCCCGCCGACGCGggatgcgcgcgcgcacgactGCGGGCTGCGGCTGTCGCGTGCTGTGCAGGCTGCGATGTACGAGCGTAACGCGTGGCACTGCATGGTTGGGGCGGAGGTCGTGAGCACGCTGGACGCTTCGAGTCGCGGCGTTCTGCGGTGGGTTGgggtgccgcagcagggcgGGTACACGCGGATGATGGCTGGCGTGGAGTGGAGCGTGCCGCCGGCTCTGCGCACCGCTGCGAGGTCCGACAACAGCGGTGTGTCGCCGTTCTTCGACGGCGTTGCGCACGGCGAGCACCTGTTCACACCTGAGCAGAGTGGCATGTCGACGCTGGAGGAAGTGACGTGCGTAAGGTCGCTGTCGTTGGATGGGAGGCCGGTGGACCCTGCTTCTGTGCCGACACCGCGCcggctctctctcacgcgcaTGCTcctggcgtcgctgccggagTATTTTTGGTGGCAGTTTCCCCTCAAACTTGTTGGCGACGTGTGCACCCTCACCATACCTTTTCTGTTGAAGGCCTTTGTGCACTTTATCAGCGAGCGCAACCAGAGCTGGGTGTACGGGCTGGGGCTGGCAGTGACGTTCTTTCTGACACAACTGATGCAGAGTACCTGCCTGCACCGCTACTACTACGTGAGCATCAAGTGTGGCCTGCAGTACCGCTCCGCCCTTAACGGGTTGATCTTTGAGAAGGTGTTCACGATCTCCAACAAGGCTCTGGCGCATCCACAGATGAACACTGGCCGCATCATCAACATGATGAGCACGGACACCGAGCAGGTGAACCAGTTCATGCAGCATTGCATGTACATCTGGAGCAGCCCCATGGTCTTTCTTTTCGCCATCTCATTTCTCAGTCGCTTGGTGGGTTGGTGCTCCATCATGGCTctcgtggcgctgctcatGACGCTGCCGATCAACGCTTGGCTGATGAAGTGGCagatggcggcgcggcgaaaGCTCGTCAAGGCGACGGACGTGCGTGTGAAAGCAGCGAACGAGTTCTTCTCTGGCATCCGCGTCGCCAAGTTTATGACGTGGGAGCCGCGGTTTATCGCCAACATCGAGGAGAAGCGCACCTTGGAGATGTCGTACTTGAAGCAGGTGCAGACCGCGCGAGTCTGCACGTCGTTTGTGAGCATGGCCACCCCACAGGTCATGATCGCGGCAGTGCTCATTGTGTATTACCTGCTTGGGCACGAGCTGACGCCGACGGTGGTGTACCCGACCATCTCTCTCCTAGGCATTATCAGGATGCCGTTTAATATGCTGCCGTATGTGTTCACTGCGTCTGCGCAGTATCTTGTGGCAATCACGCGCCTCAACAAATTCCTCGAGTGCGACAACGCCACCTGCTCCACTGTGCAGGACATGGAGGAGTACGCGAGGGAGCAGAGCGAGCACAGCGCTGCCTGCCAGCTTGCCGCTGTGCTGGAGAACGTCGACGTGACTGCGTTTGTGCCCGTGAAACTGCCGTTTGCGCCGTGTTTGCACGTGCCGTTCGTTccgcgcgtgctgcggaTGCTGTGCTGCGGGCGCTGCCGGCCTGCGAAGCAGTACTCCGCGCCGGCGGCTGTGGCCGAGGATGTGTACGCGGTTTCGCAATCAtcaccctcctcgccgtcttcgtcgccATCTCCGCGCGGAGGCGGTAATCAGAAGGGTAATCCTGAGGCGGAGTGGTACGAGCTGGAGccgaaggtgctgctgcgcgacgtgTCTGTGAGTGTCCCGCGCGGAAAGCTGACGGTTGTGCTTGGCGCGACGGGGAGCGGGaagtcgacgctgctgcagtcgctgctgtcgcagtTCGAGATCAGCGAGGGCCGCGTGTGGGCGGAGCGGAGCATCGCGTacgtgccgcagcaggcgtGGATCATGAACGCGACGGTGCGCGGCAACATCCTGTTcttcgacgaggaggacgccgcGCGGCTCGCGGAtgccgtgtgcgtgagccagctggaggcggaccTTGCGCAGCTTGGCGGGGGGCTGGAGACGGAGATCGGGGAGAAGGGCGTGAACCTGAGCGGCGGGCAGAAGGCGCGCGTGAGCCTTGCGCGCGCCGTGTACGCGAACCGCGACGTGTACCTGCTGGACGACCCCCTGTCCGCGCTGGACGCGCACGTTGGCGAGCGCGTTGTGGAGGAGTGCTTCCTTGGCGCGCTTGCGGGGAAGACGCGCGTGCTTGCGACGCACCAGGTGCACGTTGTGCCGAGGGCAGACTACGTTGTGGCGCTGAGTGACGGGCGCGTGGAGTTCAGCGGAAGCAGCGCGGACTTTATGCGGACGCCGTTTTACGCATCGCTggccgctgcggaggcaGATGATCCTACTGGAAAAGGTGCTGGTGCAAATGCAGCGACTGAGGACGGGAATGCTGTCTGCGATGGCGTGTCCGATCGTGAGGAGGGCTCTGCAAAACCGTCAAGGGCGGCGCGggcggatggcgctgctgcccccgccgctgcagctcagctgatgacggtggaggagaaagCGTCAGGCACGGTGCCATGGCGGACGTATCGAGAGTACCTCGGGTTTTGcggagggcgtgtgtgggtgggcggggTTCTGGCGATGTTTGGCGTGACAGAGCTCTTTACCATCTCTGGAATGCTGTGCTTATCAATgtggacggcgcggcgcttCGATTTGTCGGACGCCTCGTACTTGCTGATGTACATTAGCTGCGTCATGCTTGGGACGTtgacggtgccgctgcgcttctaCTTTTCATTCGAGGCAATGCGACGCGGGTGCGTTAGGATGCACCAAGCCGTTCTGCGCAGTGTGTCACGGGGAACGATGGAGTTCTTTGACACAACACCGCTGGGCCGCATCCTTAACCGCTTCTCGCGCGACGTGGACGTCGCGGACAACATGCTGCCAATGTCGATGCTACAGATGATGGGTTGCCTTTTCGGGATcctgtcgtcgctgctggtgacgCTCTTCACGCAGCCGCTGGTGATATTCGCGCTTGCGCCGTGCGGGTATCTCTACTACCAGATCATGGTGTTCTACAACTCTGCCAACCGCGAGATCCGCCGAACAAGCAGCGTCGTAAAGTCGCCACTGTTCTCGCTCCTTGGCGAGGCGCTGACCGGTAGCGCGACGATCACTGCGTACCACCGCGCTTCGATGGCgatgcaggaggcgctgcgccggttGGACCTCGTGTACTCGTGCTCGATCCTAGAGAACATGGCGAACCGGTGGCTTGGAATTCGTGTAGAGTTTCTCAGCAATGTTGTGGTATCGACAATCGTCCTCATCGGCATTGGCCGTACGGTGCTGATGGAGACCCGTGAGGAATGGATAGCGCTCGTTTCGCTGTCACTGACGATGGCAACGCAGACGACAGCACTGCTGAACTGGCTTCTGCGGCAGGTTGCGAGCGTGGAGGCGGACATGAACAGCGTAGAGCGACTGCTGCACTACACCCACGAAGTtccgcaggaggcgatgCCGGAGCTGgacgcggaggtggacgCGCTGGAGAGGCGGACGGGAGTGGCGGCGGACGTGACGGGGACGGTTGTGATCGAGCCTGCGAGCCCgacgagcgccgcgccgcacgccgtgcagGCCGGGTCGCTTGTGTTCGAGGGTGTGCAGATGCGGTATCGCGAGGGGCTGCCGcttgtgctgcgcggcgtgaGCTTCCGGATCGCGCCGCGCGAGAAGGTCGGCATTGTTGGGCGGACGGGGAGCGGGaagtcgacgctgctgctgacgttCATGCGGATggtggaggtgtgcggcGGGGTGATCCGCGTGAACGGGCGCGAGATCGGTGCGTACgggctgcgcgagctgcggcagcagttCTCGATGATCCCGCAGGACCCTGTGCTGTTCGACGGGACTGTGCGGCAGAACGTGGACCCGTTCCTGGAGGCGTCCTCCGCGGAGGTGTGGACTGCGCTGGAGCTCGTGgggctgcgcgagcgcgttgcgtcggagagcgaggggaTCGACAGCCGCGTGCTGGAGGGCGGGTCGAACTACAGCGttgggcagcggcagctgatgtgcatggcgcgcgcgctgctgaagagggggagcgggTTCATCCTGATGgacgaggcgacggcgaacaTCGACCCGGCGCTTGACCGGCAGATCCAGGCGACGGTGATGAGCGCGTTCGCGGCGTACACGGTGATCACGATCGCGCACCGGCTGCACACGGTCGCGCAGTACGACAAGATCATCGTGATGGACCACGGTGTTGTTGCGGAGATGGGCAGCCCGCGCGAGCTTGTGATGAACCGCCAGTCCATATTCCACAGCatggtggaggcgctggggCGCAGTGAGGCGGCACGCGTGATGCAGGTGGCGATGGCTCAATAG